The genomic interval GTATAAAACGTTATAGTAGTCGTACTTGTAAGAATATGTTATGCCAGTAGGTTCGCCGAGTTCACCCATCTGGTTGTACTGGATTCCGAAGCGAAACTCGTGGTCCCCCTTGAGGAAGTCGCTGGCGTGTTGGGTGAGTTTTATTTCCCCCGTGTCCATGTGGCTGTCCCAAAGCCAGGGCCAATAGGGGCCGCCGAAACTCTCCGTCGGAGACACGGTATAGTCGATGAAGTGCGGCTCGTCGGTCGGGGTTTGGGCCTTCACCTCCTCATGGCTCGACAAGTTACCATAGCGCGCCTCGAGGATGGTGTTCCGGCCGAGAATTCCGCTGTAATCCAGGGCATAGCTCTGGGTATCCACCGTAAACTCTGTCCATGTCGTGGGTTCGGCAAAGACGCTGCCCCCAGCGGGCTCGAGTCTTTCGTGGTCGTTATACGTCAGGTTGAGGCGGTGACTACCGCCGAGCTGCGCGGTGATCTTCCCGTCGTATAGGTCCGAGGTATCGTCCTTCGGCTCGGGGCCCGGTACCTGGTCCGGGGAGTAGGCGTTGAAGCGCCCCTGCTCGGCGCCGACGAAGAACCACAGCTTGTCGCGCACGACCGGGCCGCCCAAGGTCACGGACAGTCTGTCGTTGGTATCGAGCCGGTATGTCCGAGCTTCGTCCGGCGTGTCCTCTTGCAGGCTTTCGGCGTTCTCACCGACCCAGTCGGGGTTCTGGTAATTCAAGGCCGCCGATCCGTGGAACTGGTTGGTGCCCGACTTGGTGACGACGTTGAAGGCCGTCCCCAGCATTTGGCCGTACTCGGCGGAGGCGCCGGTGCCGACCACCGCGTACTCGGCGACCAACTCTTCGTTGAACGTCCACGCGAGATAGCCGGCTCCCGGCGTGGTCCGGTTGACGCCGTCGATGTTCCACTGGCTCATCTTCGCGTCAGCGCCGAAGGCGTTGATGAATTCCGATCCCTCGTTTGGCTGGGTAATGCCGGGGGTTGTCGCCATCACGTCGTAGAAATTCCCCCTGGTCGGCAGGTCGACGACATCCTCGAACTCGAGATTGGTAGTGAAGGTGGGGCTCGCCAGGTCGATGATCGGTGCCTCGGAGGTCACCGTGACCACGTCGGAGAACTCCCCCGGCATGCTGAAGTCGACCGAGGCCACCTTGCCGATCGCGACTCGCACCTCCTCGGCTGCCTGGGTTTGGTAGCCTTCGAGGGTGGCCGTGACCTTGAAGGTGCCGATCGGCATCGCCGGGAAACTGAAACCGCCGGAAGCGCTCGTCACCGCCGTCCGCTGGGCCGAGCCGAGAACCTCGCCGGCTACCACGATCGTGACCCCCGGCAGGGCCTGCCCATCGGCGTCGACGGTCCTTCCGCGAATGCTGCCGGTGGTCTGGGCCGATACGGAGAGCGCCGAGAGCAGCTGGAGGACCAATACGCCAAGGATTCCTGAAGCTCTGATCATCGGATTCACCTCTTTCAACGAAGGGAGAGCCTCTTCCTTGACGAGCCAGAGAATGGGCTCTCGGGTCTGGGATCACGCGATGATGGGGTAGATCGACCGGCGAGTCAAGCTTTTCTGACTTTTCTTCGGCATTCTCTCGACGTAGAGCCGGCGCGGCTGAACGGCCAGTCAGCTTTTGAGGCCGAATCAACGCCGCTCCGAGCCGAAATCGGCGACCTTGCCTTCGGCAGTCAGATAGAAGCGGTAAACCCGGCGAGCGTCCTCGGTCACGAGCGCGTAGTGGGCAATCCTCGTCACCGTCTCGCCGAGCCGTTCCATCGAGGTTGATCCCAGGTCGTCGTCTTCGAGCCAAGAAAAGCTCT from bacterium carries:
- a CDS encoding TonB-dependent receptor, yielding MIRASGILGVLVLQLLSALSVSAQTTGSIRGRTVDADGQALPGVTIVVAGEVLGSAQRTAVTSASGGFSFPAMPIGTFKVTATLEGYQTQAAEEVRVAIGKVASVDFSMPGEFSDVVTVTSEAPIIDLASPTFTTNLEFEDVVDLPTRGNFYDVMATTPGITQPNEGSEFINAFGADAKMSQWNIDGVNRTTPGAGYLAWTFNEELVAEYAVVGTGASAEYGQMLGTAFNVVTKSGTNQFHGSAALNYQNPDWVGENAESLQEDTPDEARTYRLDTNDRLSVTLGGPVVRDKLWFFVGAEQGRFNAYSPDQVPGPEPKDDTSDLYDGKITAQLGGSHRLNLTYNDHERLEPAGGSVFAEPTTWTEFTVDTQSYALDYSGILGRNTILEARYGNLSSHEEVKAQTPTDEPHFIDYTVSPTESFGGPYWPWLWDSHMDTGEIKLTQHASDFLKGDHEFRFGIQYNQMGELGEPTGITYSYKYDYYNVLYGTDYYWYEYDYRFVATPHFYGGESETWSAFVADSWKITNDVTLELGVRYDKSKGWIEDLPRLDDDNNPTGEIIPGRDTVAWDYIDPRLGFAWNIGGTGENALRGSVGR